From a region of the Pan paniscus chromosome 19, NHGRI_mPanPan1-v2.0_pri, whole genome shotgun sequence genome:
- the LOC134729480 gene encoding uncharacterized protein LOC134729480 gives MERSLGLQKRPEEASQLPGSQRKHLNSLEARGSISTPWKPEEASQLPGSQRKHLNALEARGSISTPGSQRKHLNSLEARGSISTPWKPEEASQRPGSQRKHLNALEARGSISTPWKPEEASQRPGSQRKHLNPRKPEEASQLPGSQRKHLNSLEARGSISTPWKPEEASQLPGSQRKHLNSLEARGSISTPGSQRKHLNSLEARGSISTPWKPEEASQPPEARGSISTPWKPEEASQLPGSQRKHLNSLEARGSISTPWKPEEASQLPGSQRKHLNPRKPEEASQRLEARGSISTPGSQRKHLNAWKPEEASQPPEARGSISTPWKPEEASQLPGSQRKHLNSLEARGSISTPWKPEEASQLPGSQRKHLNPRKPEEASQLPGSQRKHLNSLEARGSISTPWKPEEASQLPGSQRKHLNSLEARGSISTPGSQRKHLNSLEARGSISMPGSQRKHLNAQNLGVLPGAASAALPLVSAGTGGDMTEAPQEDGPQFC, from the coding sequence atggaaagaagCCTTGGCCTTCAAAAAAGGCCAGAGGAAGCATCTCAACTCCCTGGAAGCCAGAGGAAGCATCTCAACTCCCTGGAAGCCAGAGGAAGCATCTCAACGCCCTGGAAGCCAGAGGAAGCATCTCAACTCCCTGGAAGCCAGAGGAAGCATCTCAACGCCCTGGAAGCCAGAGGAAGCATCTCAACCCCCGGAAGCCAGAGGAAGCATCTCAACTCCCTGGAAGCCAGAGGAAGCATCTCAACTCCCTGGAAGCCAGAGGAAGCATCTCAACGCCCTGGAAGCCAGAGGAAGCATCTCAACGCCCTGGAAGCCAGAGGAAGCATCTCAACTCCCTGGAAGCCAGAGGAAGCATCTCAACGCCCTGGAAGCCAGAGGAAGCATCTCAACCCCCGGAAGCCAGAGGAAGCATCTCAACTCCCTGGAAGCCAGAGGAAGCATCTCAACTCCCTGGAAGCCAGAGGAAGCATCTCAACTCCCTGGAAGCCAGAGGAAGCATCTCAACTCCCTGGAAGCCAGAGGAAGCATCTCAACTCCCTGGAAGCCAGAGGAAGCATCTCTACCCCCGGAAGCCAGAGGAAGCATCTCAACTCCCTGGAAGCCAGAGGAAGCATCTCAACTCCCTGGAAGCCAGAGGAAGCATCTCAACCCCCGGAAGCCAGAGGAAGCATCTCAACTCCCTGGAAGCCAGAGGAAGCATCTCAACTCCCTGGAAGCCAGAGGAAGCATCTCAACTCCCTGGAAGCCAGAGGAAGCATCTCAACTCCCTGGAAGCCAGAGGAAGCATCTCAACTCCCTGGAAGCCAGAGGAAGCATCTCAACCCCCGGAAGCCAGAGGAAGCATCTCAACGCCTGGAAGCCAGAGGAAGCATCTCAACCCCCGGAAGCCAGAGGAAGCATCTCAATGCCTGGAAGCCAGAGGAAGCATCTCAACCTCCGGAAGCCAGAGGAAGCATCTCAACTCCCTGGAAGCCAGAGGAAGCATCTCAACTCCCTGGAAGCCAGAGGAAGCATCTCAACTCCCTGGAAGCCAGAGGAAGCATCTCAACTCCCTGGAAGCCAGAGGAAGCATCTCAACTCCCTGGAAGCCAGAGGAAGCATCTCAACCCCCGGAAGCCAGAGGAAGCATCTCAACTCCCTGGAAGCCAGAGGAAGCATCTCAACTCCCTGGAAGCCAGAGGAAGCATCTCAACTCCCTGGAAGCCAGAGGAAGCATCTCAACTCCCTGGAAGCCAGAGGAAGCATCTCAACTCCCTGGAAGCCAGAGGAAGCATCTCTACCCCCGGAAGCCAAAGGAAGCATCTCAACTCCCTGGAAGCCAGAGGAAGCATCTCAATGCCTGGAAGCCAGAGGAAGCATCTCAACGCCCAGAACCTGGGGGTCCTGCCGGGGGCAGCCTCTGCAGCTCTGCCACTGGTGTCCGCAGGGACGGGCGGAGACATGACGGAGGCGCCCCAAGAAGACGGTCCCCAGTTTTGCTAA